One genomic region from Mytilus trossulus isolate FHL-02 chromosome 9, PNRI_Mtr1.1.1.hap1, whole genome shotgun sequence encodes:
- the LOC134683836 gene encoding beta-1,4-mannosyl-glycoprotein 4-beta-N-acetylglucosaminyltransferase-like: MYVRRNKAWVLKLTIIFMFYTCVLYISLPEIFANIQTRQTANNKSHPKKFYQSTRTKRCLTKMSNDTCKTCLNGWSGKDCGIPPHPNLVTVTERDEPCYIVQATIVNHEIDMLKLKIDNSLPYTDEFIVIEADKTFALEPKIFYVKDHEKELSSLVKLRQHHVHIKTRNKYSWDVQNEMRLGNITFHNLYKDIPLNSLVIFTDLDEIVRPEVLHFLKYYNCSPYPTGVAWDTFLFGFFFFDSFVTRPSSFGTIFKSPLDIRHQPKTWTIPRGGWHCRWCFKIEDIQMKLKSSPYVDLPRIADKPEKMKSNVIYEHVINGKWFLGKKRIPRMEPQDIPMNTPIYMRSYDWWIKHPPNKTA; this comes from the coding sequence ATGTACGTGCGAAGAAATAAAGCCTGGGTTTTAAAGTTAACTATAATATTCATGTTTTACACATGTGTATTATACATTTCTCTCCCCGAGATTTTTGCAAACATTCAAACACGGCAAACAGCTAATAACAAATCGCATCCGAAGAAATTTTACCAATCGACGAGAACAAAGAGATGTTTAACTAAAATGTCAAATGATACGTGTAAAACATGCTTGAATGGCTGGAGTGGAAAGGACTGTGGGATACCGCCGCATCCAAATCTCGTGACCGTAACTGAAAGAGACGAGCCCTGTTATATAGTACAGGCTACAATAGTTAACCATGAGATAGACATGTTAAAATTAAAGATAGACAACTCCCTTCCTTACACGGATGAGTTTATTGTCATTGAAGCAGATAAGACATTTGCGTTAGaacccaaaatattttatgtaaaagacCACGAAAAGGAGTTATCGTCCTTGGTTAAATTACGTCAACATCATGTTCACATAAAGACTAGAAATAAATATTCTTGGGATGTTCAAAACGAAATGCGCTTAGGTAATATTACATTTCATAATTTATACAAGGACATACCATTAAACTCACTTGTTATTTTTACTGATCTAGATGAGATTGTCCGTCCAGAAGTTCTTCATTTTCTGAAGTATTATAACTGTTCCCCATATCCGACTGGAGTCGCATGGGATACATTTTTGTTCGGATTCTTTTTCTTTGATTCTTTTGTAACTCGTCCATCTTCTTTTGGAACTATATTCAAATCACCACTTGATATTCGTCATCAGCCAAAAACATGGACTATTCCCAGAGGAGGATGGCATTGCCGGTGGTGTTTTAAAATAGAAGATATCcagatgaaattaaaatcttcGCCTTATGTTGATTTACCACGCATTGCAGATAAACCAGAAAAGATGAAATCCAATGTTATCTATGAACATGTCATTAATGGAAAATGGTTTCTTGGGAAAAAACGTATTCCAAGGATGGAACCTCAAGACATTCCTATGAATACACCGATTTATATGAGATCGTACGACTGGTGGATAAAACATCCCCCAAATAAGACGgcttga